One part of the Mya arenaria isolate MELC-2E11 chromosome 3, ASM2691426v1 genome encodes these proteins:
- the LOC128226018 gene encoding glycine receptor subunit alphaZ1-like, with the protein MITVWLLVLMVFMERSSLASGNSTMSTIIENIFQGYDKKLPPRYHYATSERQVLVSLNIYIYAIFSINEAAMEYSASILIRERWVDERLTFDPADGIAVLELEQALFDDVWVPDPYIVNEKKSEFHNVATPNKLIHIYSNGTVQFSARVTGTFFCPMYLQKYPFDKQTCKLELESFGHTLQTMKFVWSEDMVSQADNIHLLQYELSHVHSYGCEKSYYGTEKYPCVGVRLFLVRKYMYHVVQVYLPSLLIVLMSWVNFWLDCTAVPARISIGVLTVLTMTTMTSGAHADLPQVSYLKAIDTYLAVCLAFIFGGLLEFACVNVLIRNERKGRASGYTGTKHTSKEPSGENRLDGLKCCNGCVQREKEPERKVSLSDETRTGDGLLKTKPSQLGWTCFWNLSNHGKARFVDKISRVLFPSLFIAFNIGYWWYYLSWEPDEEN; encoded by the exons ATGATAACCGTATGGCTGCTCGTGCTCATGGTGTTCATGGAAAGGTCCAGCTTGGCAAGCGGCAACTCCACAAT GTCtacaataattgaaaacatttttcaagGATACGACAAAAAACTTCCGCCAAGATATCACTACG CCACCTCGGAGCGTCAAGTCCTCGTCTCCCTCAACATTTACATCTAcgcaatattttcaattaatgaaGCAGCAATG GAATATTCTGCAAGTATTCTTATTCGAGAACGATGGGTGGATGAACGCCTAACTTTTGACCCGGCAGATGGTATCGCCGTCTTGGAGCTAGAGCAAGCCCTTTTCGATGACGTTTGGGTCCCTGACCCCTATATTGTCAATGAAAAGAAGTCAGAGTTTCATAACGTTGCAACACCGAATAAGCTGATACACATTTATTCGAATGGAACTGTCCAATTCAGTGCCAG ggTTACAGGGACTTTTTTCTGCCCGATGTATCTACAAAAGTATCCATTTGATAAACAGACGTGCAAACTTGAACTTGAAAGTT TTGGGCACACACTGCAGACTATGAAGTTTGTTTGGAGCGAGGACATGGTATCACAAGCCGACAATATTCATCTTCTCCAGTACGAGTTGTCCCACGTACATTCCTACGGTTGTGAGAAATCGTATTACGGAA CAGAAAAGTACCCCTGTGTTGGGGTACGACTTTTCTTGGTAcggaaatacatgtatcacgTGGTGCAAGTGTACCTTCCCAGCCTTCTTATTGTGCTTATGTCATGGGTGAACTTTTGGCTCGACTGTACGGCAGTTCCCGCCAGAATTTCCATCGGGGTCCTCACAGTGCTCACCATGACGACCATGACTTCCGGCGCACATGCTGATCTACCCCAAGTATCTTATCTTAAG GCAATAGATACCTACCTGGCTGTGTGCCTTGCATTTATATTCGGTGGACTGCTCGAGTTTGCCTGCGTAAATGTCCTTATCCGAAATGAAAGAAAGGGGAGGGCCTCTGGATATACCGGCACAAAACATACTTCAAAAGAACCATCCGGTGAAAACAGGCTGGATGGACTTAAGTGTTGCAACGGATGTGTTCAAAGGGAAAAGGAACCCGAAAGAAAGGTATCTTTGTCTGATGAAACACGCACAGGAGATGGTTTGCTG aaaaCGAAACCATCTCAGCTGGGGTGGACATGTTTTTGGAACCTAAGTAACCATGGCAAGGCGCGCTTTGTGGACAAGATTTCCCGAGTTCTGTTTCCTAGCCTTTTCATTGCCTTTAATATCGGCTACTGGTGGTATTACCTTTCCTGGGAACCAGAtgaagaaaattaa